In Pseudodesulfovibrio hydrargyri, a single window of DNA contains:
- a CDS encoding antibiotic biosynthesis monooxygenase family protein, with the protein MPKNHSDLNGPACWAVIFTSVRTDTDEGYAETAGRMLELARSMPGFLGVDSAREEVGITVSYWESPEAIRAWREHPEHQAAQARGRREWYASFATRVCKVERESRFP; encoded by the coding sequence ATGCCGAAGAATCACTCTGATCTGAACGGCCCCGCCTGCTGGGCCGTGATCTTCACCTCCGTGCGCACGGACACGGACGAGGGCTACGCCGAAACCGCCGGGCGCATGCTCGAACTGGCCCGGTCCATGCCCGGCTTCCTGGGCGTGGATTCCGCCCGCGAGGAGGTCGGCATCACCGTGTCCTACTGGGAAAGCCCGGAAGCCATCCGGGCGTGGCGCGAGCACCCCGAGCACCAGGCCGCCCAGGCGCGGGGCCGCAGGGAGTGGTACGCGTCCTTCGCCACCCGCGTCTGCAAGGTGGAGCGCGAAAGCCGCTTTCCCTGA
- a CDS encoding acyl-CoA dehydrogenase family protein yields MYTLRTLPGDDVRQLMWRFAERFDLQMSVQSARSIARTTVAKLVAEGARNTHEWTEQKGELLTAFDQAGLTALFMDPHQGGFIEGPKNLALALVAFELAWVDAGAATSSLASCLALAPIHEKGTPEQRDKYMAACVPPQPGEDREIWRGAFALTEPLPYVGVDTGVLCGKATVAEWKDGEEPMLQVDKRGRFITNMDFANFVTAAVESNDERIKGTFMVILEEGDEGTFDRGAPTLKMVHQLSSTRDPVLNLKVPASRIIGGYDVVDGVIVPKYNHSEIIGAVFHRTRIPVGLMTSAKLLSAVEPVIRYHRNRFRGGDACKEGSPRFDKGLQINEDALQRLADVWASGEAGCSLAFAAARLADRFDPIEKAKEAHFAAEGVTSIRKQMAALRKLHDQVREFIKLEYSAPGTRDEARYNELSSDTLVQYAYMEALAGILNPGVKLWNTGEGANKMREAVALVGGYGITEDCPGFLMQKWSDCQLEATYEGPEAVQRRHLTMTMTSDIFGCVMENWIGQMRRAGQDVPGLGGYVLASAMELWQWTLAFLQEATDQDGRKLYHNKRQGVTFPMADALGWILGPYFLACDVMELIEKGPMSMTLAEGLDDLTGFYKDLCHVQAARAAGEVARICSELVYGYNWNRCPTPDGGIAEKCEPELKSKEECAQDGTLGDQSKCARPDLVRFRELKATLDMCLAGSRLAKDRAGNALAEVMIPEALDYPQG; encoded by the coding sequence ATGTATACACTTCGTACCCTTCCGGGAGACGATGTCCGTCAACTCATGTGGCGTTTCGCCGAGCGTTTCGATCTCCAGATGTCCGTGCAGAGCGCCCGGTCCATCGCCCGCACCACTGTGGCCAAACTGGTGGCCGAAGGGGCACGCAACACGCACGAATGGACCGAGCAGAAGGGCGAGCTGCTGACCGCCTTTGACCAGGCCGGGCTGACCGCGCTGTTCATGGACCCCCACCAGGGCGGTTTCATCGAGGGCCCCAAGAACCTGGCCCTGGCCCTGGTCGCTTTCGAATTGGCCTGGGTGGACGCCGGCGCGGCCACCTCCTCCCTGGCCTCCTGCCTGGCCCTGGCCCCGATCCACGAGAAGGGGACCCCGGAGCAGCGCGACAAGTACATGGCCGCCTGCGTCCCGCCCCAGCCGGGCGAGGATCGCGAGATCTGGCGCGGGGCGTTCGCCCTGACCGAGCCGCTGCCCTACGTGGGCGTGGACACCGGCGTGCTCTGCGGCAAGGCCACCGTGGCCGAGTGGAAGGACGGCGAGGAGCCCATGCTCCAGGTCGACAAGCGCGGCCGGTTCATCACCAACATGGACTTCGCCAACTTCGTGACCGCCGCCGTGGAGTCCAACGACGAGCGCATCAAGGGGACCTTCATGGTCATCCTCGAAGAGGGCGACGAGGGCACCTTCGACCGGGGCGCGCCCACCCTCAAGATGGTCCACCAGCTTTCCTCCACCCGCGATCCCGTGCTCAACCTCAAGGTGCCCGCCTCCCGCATCATCGGCGGATACGACGTGGTCGACGGCGTGATCGTGCCCAAATACAATCATTCCGAGATCATCGGCGCGGTCTTTCACCGCACCCGTATCCCCGTGGGGCTGATGACCTCGGCCAAGCTGCTTTCCGCCGTGGAGCCGGTTATCCGCTACCACCGCAACCGCTTCCGGGGCGGCGACGCCTGCAAGGAAGGCTCCCCGCGCTTCGACAAGGGGTTGCAGATCAACGAGGACGCCCTGCAGCGCCTGGCCGACGTCTGGGCCAGCGGCGAGGCGGGCTGTTCCCTGGCGTTTGCGGCCGCGCGCCTGGCCGACCGCTTCGACCCCATCGAAAAGGCCAAGGAGGCCCATTTCGCGGCCGAGGGCGTGACCTCCATCCGCAAGCAGATGGCCGCCCTGCGCAAGCTCCACGACCAGGTCCGCGAATTCATCAAGCTGGAATATTCCGCTCCGGGCACTCGCGATGAGGCCCGCTACAATGAACTTTCCAGCGACACCCTGGTCCAGTACGCCTACATGGAGGCCCTGGCGGGCATCCTCAACCCGGGCGTGAAGCTCTGGAACACGGGCGAGGGCGCCAACAAGATGCGCGAGGCCGTGGCCCTGGTCGGCGGCTACGGCATCACCGAGGACTGTCCCGGCTTCCTTATGCAGAAGTGGAGCGACTGCCAGCTCGAGGCCACCTACGAGGGCCCCGAGGCCGTGCAGCGCCGCCACCTGACCATGACCATGACCTCCGACATCTTCGGCTGCGTCATGGAGAACTGGATCGGGCAGATGCGCCGCGCGGGCCAGGACGTCCCGGGTCTGGGCGGCTACGTGCTCGCCTCGGCCATGGAGCTGTGGCAGTGGACCCTGGCCTTCCTGCAGGAGGCCACGGACCAGGACGGCCGCAAGCTCTACCACAACAAGCGGCAGGGCGTGACCTTCCCCATGGCCGATGCCCTGGGCTGGATTCTCGGACCCTACTTCCTGGCCTGCGACGTCATGGAGCTCATCGAAAAGGGCCCCATGTCCATGACCCTGGCCGAGGGGCTGGACGATCTGACCGGGTTCTACAAGGACCTGTGCCACGTGCAGGCCGCCCGCGCCGCCGGCGAAGTGGCCCGCATCTGTTCCGAACTGGTCTACGGCTACAACTGGAATCGTTGCCCGACCCCGGACGGCGGCATAGCCGAGAAGTGCGAGCCCGAGCTCAAGTCCAAGGAGGAATGCGCCCAGGACGGCACGCTGGGCGACCAGTCCAAGTGCGCGCGCCCGGACCTCGTCCGTTTCCGCGAACTCAAGGCCACGCTCGACATGTGCCTGGCCGGTTCCCGCCTGGCCAAGGACCGCGCGGGCAACGCCCTGGCCGAAGTGATGATCCCCGAAGCCCTCGATTACCCGCAGGGTTAG
- a CDS encoding class I adenylate cyclase, with protein MGQDIPNIRTLARDIGALSEGAPSGGPGIGELTADVMRWCDATPHPAHGEAVPLAEALLALYRLAANSADIHTVQACLQALVRSNRFGRTLCVRCLNARNTPLPRLEPKVAAWPARDRLALAHAMLKDFPGDMDRDTLTWIEERLKPLMGTDPEELVPFVARLGEQDEVLAFPVRQVIVGGLFGRHLNSRLTNGVAEAYLEELCRVIRGLGDSAHGEALAQGVALGRFKANETLLRTIAAVGEAGNKTILDTLLKILPKADAKVGGACLEALIRQDHPGMGKLLASVRSRMPGIRAAAIARAPLLGDIGYVQYISSQPEERRADVQLEMLGALEAIAPDFVRNVSGECPARGTGSPRVLEAAPPAQPRRDAPEAQRTGFLKGLFRSRPRTLQDILPKPGNVRDQDLPGSAVDGGQLENRELTGLGLAGSSFVNTGFFRGKLSNVDLADGLMRDCTLSGIEFREVRLTGMEFAGTRFEECVFTDCTFTGAFFSGCAFKGCRFRTSTFSETALRDCRMDRSDFTACTLAGSILHGCSVRSSRFEECDLSFSEWIGDDFRGVEFCRACLHGLYIRDCVLLSMELPGSSVTRSVIKNSDAGHPQFMANRLRQLTVFAREAEKNGVSKSRETDPFRAQRALAAWSRELTFMRRERRMLDNNRQRMHRAMGTLTRDQQAFLRMLPLLLDSDLFERRHNFGNIPSSRVWGYYPCLTELELVGERMGLEPEFEPSPEVRIQAVYAMGSLGTVAQTSSSDLDCWVCYDGDVTMTVENGLRRKLDAMALWADSDFGLEVHFYPMRMDDVRDNRFLSGDEESSGSAQVLLLKEEFYRTALKLAGKNIAWWVTPAGASRKMYESCIRAARRYPLCGKPRLEDFGHLAEVPPAEYFGGSLWQMVKAIHSPFKSVLKLGLLETYAAPGASALPLCDRIKRNLIRNRQGRQDTDPYTALYSTLHDYYSGRGEDNAAALLKESFRLKANLSDIPLFMNLPTRPEDESLISVLFGSGYVEPGRLAESHRTWPFDKSLRMGAHVRRYMVDTYQRIQEGLSAGRRDKGRTRALINPEDLTRMGRRIAANFARKNHKIMRVPFMDTRENGFPLLHFSAEKATGKPTVWTVRGGTRVQAKQAAEHLQLLHRNQFPVHLLAWLLANRIFHPKSLLQADRSIAPIALADLQKLMAALHDAFPFAETFEPDINEGLRAEEISRAFFIVNMAVPREASRIERVSVIYSTNWGEMFCRTFLQPGPLFERDPARFLAEKVGQTLSETVKLGLFTPKGSQCRRITLI; from the coding sequence ATGGGCCAAGACATTCCGAACATACGAACCCTGGCGAGGGACATCGGCGCCCTTTCCGAGGGCGCGCCTTCCGGCGGCCCCGGCATCGGGGAACTGACGGCGGATGTCATGCGCTGGTGCGACGCCACGCCCCACCCGGCCCACGGCGAGGCCGTGCCCCTGGCCGAGGCCCTCCTGGCCCTGTACCGATTGGCCGCGAACTCGGCCGACATCCACACGGTCCAGGCCTGCCTCCAGGCACTGGTCCGATCGAACCGGTTCGGCCGGACCCTGTGCGTCCGGTGCCTCAACGCCCGCAACACCCCCCTGCCCCGCCTGGAGCCCAAAGTGGCGGCCTGGCCCGCCCGCGACCGGCTGGCCCTGGCCCACGCGATGCTCAAGGACTTTCCCGGCGACATGGACCGCGACACCCTGACCTGGATCGAGGAACGGCTCAAGCCGCTCATGGGCACGGACCCCGAGGAGCTGGTCCCGTTCGTGGCCCGGCTCGGCGAGCAGGACGAGGTCCTGGCCTTCCCGGTCAGGCAGGTCATCGTGGGCGGATTGTTCGGCCGCCACCTCAACTCCAGACTGACCAACGGCGTGGCCGAGGCCTACCTGGAAGAGCTCTGCCGGGTCATCCGGGGCCTGGGCGACTCGGCGCACGGCGAGGCCCTGGCCCAAGGGGTGGCCCTCGGCCGTTTCAAGGCGAACGAGACGCTTCTGCGGACCATCGCGGCCGTGGGCGAGGCGGGCAACAAGACCATCCTGGACACGCTGCTCAAGATCCTGCCCAAAGCCGACGCCAAGGTCGGCGGGGCGTGCCTGGAAGCGCTCATCCGCCAGGACCACCCGGGCATGGGCAAGCTGCTGGCCTCGGTCCGCTCCCGCATGCCGGGCATCCGCGCCGCCGCCATCGCCCGCGCCCCCCTGCTCGGCGACATCGGCTACGTCCAGTACATCTCCTCCCAGCCCGAGGAGCGCCGGGCCGACGTCCAACTCGAGATGCTCGGCGCGCTCGAGGCCATCGCGCCGGACTTCGTGCGCAACGTGTCCGGAGAATGCCCGGCCAGGGGAACCGGCTCCCCCCGCGTCCTGGAGGCCGCCCCTCCGGCCCAGCCCCGCCGGGACGCGCCCGAGGCGCAGAGGACCGGCTTCCTCAAGGGGCTGTTCCGGTCCAGGCCCCGGACCCTGCAGGATATACTGCCCAAGCCCGGCAACGTCCGCGACCAGGACCTGCCCGGCTCGGCCGTGGACGGCGGCCAGCTGGAAAACCGGGAGCTGACCGGGCTCGGCCTGGCCGGGTCCTCGTTCGTCAACACCGGTTTCTTCCGGGGAAAGCTCTCCAACGTCGACCTGGCCGACGGACTCATGCGCGACTGCACCTTGTCCGGCATCGAGTTCCGGGAGGTGCGCCTGACCGGCATGGAGTTCGCGGGCACCCGGTTCGAGGAGTGCGTGTTCACGGACTGCACTTTCACGGGCGCGTTTTTCTCCGGCTGTGCTTTCAAGGGGTGCCGCTTCCGGACCTCGACGTTCAGCGAGACCGCCCTGCGCGACTGCCGGATGGACCGCAGCGATTTCACGGCCTGCACCCTGGCCGGAAGCATCCTGCACGGCTGCTCCGTGCGCTCCTCCCGGTTCGAGGAGTGCGACCTGTCCTTCAGCGAATGGATCGGCGACGATTTCCGGGGCGTGGAGTTTTGCCGCGCCTGCCTGCACGGACTGTACATCCGGGACTGCGTGCTCCTGTCCATGGAGCTGCCCGGCTCGTCCGTGACCCGGTCCGTGATCAAGAACTCGGACGCCGGGCACCCGCAATTTATGGCCAACCGGCTGCGCCAGCTGACCGTGTTCGCCAGGGAGGCGGAAAAAAACGGGGTCTCCAAAAGCCGGGAGACCGACCCATTCCGGGCGCAGAGGGCGCTGGCAGCGTGGTCCAGGGAGTTGACCTTCATGCGCAGGGAACGGCGCATGCTCGACAACAACCGCCAGCGCATGCACCGGGCCATGGGCACCCTGACCCGCGACCAGCAGGCCTTTCTGCGCATGCTCCCCCTGCTCCTGGACAGCGACCTGTTCGAGCGCCGCCACAATTTCGGCAACATCCCGTCCAGCCGGGTCTGGGGCTACTACCCCTGCCTGACCGAGCTGGAACTGGTCGGCGAGCGGATGGGGCTGGAGCCGGAGTTCGAGCCCTCGCCCGAGGTGCGCATCCAGGCGGTCTACGCCATGGGCAGCCTGGGCACCGTGGCCCAGACCTCCAGTTCGGACCTGGACTGCTGGGTCTGCTACGATGGCGACGTGACCATGACCGTGGAAAACGGTCTGCGGCGCAAGCTCGACGCCATGGCCCTGTGGGCGGACAGCGATTTCGGCCTGGAAGTGCACTTCTACCCGATGCGCATGGACGACGTGCGCGACAACCGTTTTCTGTCCGGGGACGAGGAGAGTTCGGGCTCGGCCCAGGTCCTGCTGCTCAAGGAGGAGTTCTACCGCACGGCGCTCAAACTGGCGGGCAAGAACATCGCCTGGTGGGTCACTCCGGCCGGGGCCAGCCGCAAGATGTACGAGTCGTGCATCCGCGCGGCCCGGCGCTACCCCCTGTGCGGCAAGCCGCGCCTGGAGGACTTCGGCCACCTGGCCGAGGTGCCGCCGGCCGAATATTTCGGCGGGTCCCTGTGGCAGATGGTCAAGGCCATCCACTCGCCCTTCAAGTCCGTGCTCAAGCTCGGCCTGCTCGAGACCTACGCCGCGCCCGGCGCATCCGCCCTGCCCCTGTGCGACCGCATCAAACGCAACCTGATCCGCAACCGCCAAGGGCGGCAGGACACCGACCCGTACACCGCTCTCTACTCCACCCTGCATGACTACTACTCCGGGCGCGGGGAGGACAACGCCGCGGCCCTGCTCAAGGAGTCCTTCCGGCTCAAGGCCAATCTGTCGGACATCCCCCTGTTCATGAACCTACCCACCCGGCCCGAGGACGAGTCCCTGATCTCGGTCCTGTTCGGCTCGGGCTACGTGGAGCCGGGCAGGCTGGCCGAGTCGCACCGCACCTGGCCCTTCGACAAGTCCCTGCGCATGGGCGCGCACGTGCGCCGGTACATGGTCGACACGTACCAGCGCATCCAGGAGGGGCTGTCCGCCGGAAGGCGGGACAAGGGCAGGACCAGGGCTCTGATCAATCCAGAGGACCTGACGCGCATGGGCCGCCGCATCGCGGCCAACTTCGCGCGCAAGAACCACAAGATCATGCGCGTGCCGTTCATGGACACCCGCGAAAACGGTTTCCCCCTGCTGCACTTCTCCGCGGAAAAGGCGACCGGCAAGCCGACCGTCTGGACGGTGCGCGGCGGCACCCGGGTGCAGGCCAAACAGGCGGCCGAGCATCTCCAGCTGCTGCACCGCAACCAGTTTCCCGTCCATCTGCTGGCCTGGCTGCTGGCCAACCGAATCTTCCACCCCAAGAGCCTGCTGCAGGCCGACCGGTCCATCGCGCCCATCGCCCTGGCCGACCTGCAGAAGCTGATGGCCGCCCTGCACGACGCCTTCCCCTTTGCCGAGACCTTTGAACCGGACATCAACGAGGGTCTGCGCGCCGAGGAAATCTCCCGGGCCTTCTTCATCGTCAACATGGCCGTCCCGCGCGAGGCCAGCCGCATCGAACGGGTCTCGGTGATCTACTCGACCAACTGGGGCGAGATGTTCTGCCGCACCTTCCTGCAACCCGGTCCGCTGTTCGAGCGCGACCCGGCCCGCTTCCTGGCCGAAAAGGTCGGCCAGACGCTGTCCGAAACCGTCAAACTGGGGCTGTTCACGCCCAAGGGATCGCAATGCCGAAGAATCACTCTGATCTGA
- a CDS encoding DNA polymerase III subunit delta', protein MTLHDDPLAALVGQEHAVRRLNAIAHDPPQSIVIEGGDADSRVALALYWAMRLNCASGSVPCGQCPACRQIADLAFNDLLFFDGREGLIKVDSVREKRSTWGQPPHGDGYRVSIFAEAQMFMTEAANALLKSLEEPRPGNVFVLAAPQRERLLETLVSRSWVVTLSWPDVRVNPPEVTEWTTALVDFWQTGRGWFERTQVRGAVDRNLAMDVVIGMQRELREALSGACSTPLSAGMARAYGPADLRRIGLVLEQAQDALNTQVPVNPTMVLDWVATRMA, encoded by the coding sequence ATGACGCTGCACGACGATCCGCTGGCGGCCCTGGTTGGGCAGGAGCACGCGGTCCGGCGGCTCAACGCCATCGCCCACGACCCGCCCCAATCCATTGTCATCGAGGGGGGCGACGCGGATTCGCGCGTCGCCCTCGCCCTGTATTGGGCCATGCGCCTGAACTGCGCGTCCGGCTCCGTGCCCTGCGGCCAGTGCCCGGCTTGCAGGCAGATCGCGGACCTGGCCTTCAACGACCTGCTGTTCTTCGACGGCCGCGAGGGGCTGATCAAGGTGGACTCGGTGCGCGAGAAGCGCTCCACCTGGGGCCAGCCGCCTCACGGCGACGGCTACCGCGTATCCATCTTCGCCGAGGCCCAGATGTTCATGACCGAGGCGGCCAACGCCCTGCTCAAGTCCCTGGAGGAGCCCAGGCCCGGCAACGTCTTCGTCCTGGCCGCGCCCCAGCGTGAGCGGCTCCTGGAGACCCTGGTCTCCCGCTCCTGGGTGGTCACCCTGTCCTGGCCGGACGTGCGCGTGAACCCGCCCGAGGTGACCGAGTGGACCACGGCCCTGGTCGATTTCTGGCAGACCGGGCGGGGATGGTTCGAGCGCACCCAGGTGCGCGGCGCGGTGGACCGCAATCTGGCCATGGACGTGGTCATAGGCATGCAGCGCGAACTGCGCGAGGCCCTGTCCGGGGCCTGCTCGACGCCTCTGTCGGCGGGCATGGCCAGGGCCTACGGCCCGGCCGACCTGCGGCGCATCGGCCTGGTCCTGGAACAGGCCCAGGACGCCCTGAACACCCAGGTCCCGGTCAATCCGACCATGGTCCTCGACTGGGTCGCCACCCGGATGGCGTAG
- a CDS encoding GNAT family N-acetyltransferase, with product MRIVQYDQLDPEHDADSIVRLITTIQIEEFGVATSAEKQPDLRDIPGYYQYGAGSFWLAFEGGELIGTIALKDVGDGVCALRKMFVKKAWRGRERGVGAKLMRTLLDWAREHGVREVYLGTVDVYHAAHRFYEKSGFIEVARDEVPDTVPLMDVDVKYYRYRF from the coding sequence ATGCGCATCGTCCAATACGATCAGCTCGACCCCGAGCACGACGCCGACTCCATCGTCAGGCTCATCACCACCATCCAGATCGAGGAATTCGGCGTGGCCACCTCGGCCGAGAAGCAGCCGGACCTGCGGGACATCCCCGGATACTACCAGTACGGCGCGGGCAGCTTCTGGCTCGCCTTCGAGGGCGGCGAACTCATCGGGACCATCGCGCTGAAGGACGTGGGCGACGGCGTCTGCGCCCTGCGCAAGATGTTCGTCAAAAAAGCCTGGCGCGGCAGGGAGCGCGGCGTGGGCGCGAAGCTCATGCGGACCCTGCTCGACTGGGCGCGGGAGCACGGCGTGCGCGAGGTCTACCTCGGCACTGTGGACGTGTACCACGCGGCGCACCGCTTCTACGAGAAGTCCGGCTTCATCGAGGTCGCCCGGGACGAGGTCCCGGACACGGTCCCGCTCATGGACGTGGACGTCAAATACTACCGCTACCGCTTTTGA
- a CDS encoding TIGR02594 family protein, producing the protein MRAIQMTAFDMAQRFVGVREVPGSQSNPAVLAMLKLDDDWPEGDDVPWCSAFANYVAWLLRLPRSKSLMARSWLKVGRAVGGEAEPGFDVVVLKRGTGKQPGPEVLDAPGHVGFYAGEENGRVLVLGGNQKDEVNIAAYPKSRVLGIRRLY; encoded by the coding sequence ATGCGTGCGATCCAAATGACGGCGTTCGACATGGCCCAGCGTTTCGTCGGGGTCCGGGAAGTGCCCGGGAGCCAGTCCAATCCGGCGGTCCTGGCCATGCTCAAACTCGACGACGATTGGCCCGAGGGAGACGACGTGCCCTGGTGTTCCGCCTTTGCCAACTACGTGGCCTGGCTGCTTCGCCTGCCCCGGTCCAAGAGCCTGATGGCCCGTTCCTGGCTCAAGGTGGGCCGGGCCGTGGGCGGGGAGGCCGAGCCCGGTTTCGACGTGGTCGTCCTCAAGCGGGGCACCGGCAAGCAGCCCGGCCCCGAGGTGCTCGACGCTCCCGGCCACGTGGGTTTCTACGCTGGCGAGGAGAACGGCAGGGTGCTGGTCCTGGGCGGCAACCAGAAGGACGAGGTCAACATCGCCGCCTACCCCAAGAGCCGGGTCCTGGGGATCCGGCGGCTGTACTGA
- a CDS encoding Na+/H+ antiporter NhaC family protein produces MRKPLILSAACLAAFLMPASALAADPVVAAANAEHWGLLTLIPPLLAIALAFASKNVVLSLFIGVFSGCFMLELKGYDVYHALVGGFLHLSTQVLTSLADPWDAGIVLQVLAIGGLIALISKMGGAQAIAGAISRWARTPRSSQLAAWLMGLFIFFDDYANSLTVGPIMRPVTDRLKVSREKLAFIIDATAAPIAGIALISTWVAYEVGLIRDGYQTIGISGNAYGIFVQTIPYRFYNIYILLFILLAVWLKRDFGPMYAAEMRARTHGKVLGDNAVPMASDEATTLEPAAHVKPSVWSAILPIGTLMVAAFLGFYFNGYRNLDDPTLLASVNASPLSFASMRICFGASDASVVLFQAALLASLVAIAMAVSRRIMPLKEAIETFVTGIKSMNITAVILLLAWSLSGVMKELGTATYLVGALSDALPAYLLPSIIFILGSVISFATGTSYGTMGILMPLTIPLAFALNPAPEFVVLSVGSVLTGAIFGDHCSPISDTTILSSMGAGCDHIDHVRTQLTYAVVVAGLAIVTGYLPAGLGLPVSLTLPLGILATALVIRFAGKKVDA; encoded by the coding sequence ATGCGCAAACCTCTCATACTGTCGGCCGCCTGTCTGGCGGCCTTTCTCATGCCCGCCTCCGCCCTGGCCGCCGATCCTGTGGTGGCCGCCGCCAACGCGGAACACTGGGGGCTGTTGACCCTGATCCCGCCGCTGCTGGCCATCGCCCTGGCCTTTGCCAGCAAAAACGTCGTCCTGTCGCTGTTCATCGGCGTGTTCTCGGGCTGTTTCATGCTCGAACTCAAGGGGTACGACGTGTACCACGCCCTGGTCGGCGGGTTCCTGCACCTGTCCACCCAGGTCCTGACCTCCCTTGCCGATCCGTGGGACGCGGGCATTGTGCTCCAGGTCCTGGCCATCGGCGGGCTCATTGCGCTGATTTCCAAGATGGGCGGCGCCCAGGCCATAGCCGGGGCCATCTCCCGCTGGGCCCGGACCCCGCGCTCCTCCCAGCTGGCAGCCTGGCTCATGGGGCTGTTCATTTTCTTCGACGACTACGCCAACTCCCTGACCGTGGGCCCGATCATGCGCCCGGTGACCGACCGCCTGAAGGTCTCGCGCGAGAAGCTGGCCTTCATCATCGACGCCACGGCCGCGCCCATCGCGGGCATCGCGCTGATCTCCACCTGGGTGGCCTACGAGGTCGGCCTGATCCGCGACGGCTACCAGACCATCGGCATCAGCGGCAACGCCTACGGCATCTTCGTCCAGACCATCCCGTACAGGTTCTACAACATCTATATCCTGCTCTTCATCCTCCTGGCCGTGTGGCTCAAACGCGACTTCGGGCCCATGTACGCGGCCGAGATGCGCGCCCGGACCCACGGCAAGGTCCTCGGCGACAACGCCGTGCCCATGGCCTCGGACGAGGCCACCACCCTGGAGCCCGCCGCCCACGTGAAACCGTCCGTGTGGAGCGCCATCCTGCCCATCGGCACCCTCATGGTCGCCGCCTTCCTGGGTTTCTATTTCAACGGCTACCGGAACCTGGACGATCCGACCTTGCTGGCCTCGGTCAACGCCTCGCCTCTGTCGTTCGCCTCCATGCGCATCTGCTTCGGGGCCTCGGACGCCTCGGTGGTCCTGTTCCAGGCCGCCCTGCTCGCCTCCCTGGTGGCCATCGCCATGGCCGTGTCCCGCAGGATCATGCCGCTCAAGGAGGCCATCGAGACCTTTGTCACCGGCATCAAGTCCATGAACATCACCGCCGTCATCCTGCTCCTGGCCTGGTCCCTGTCCGGAGTCATGAAGGAGCTGGGCACGGCCACCTATCTGGTGGGCGCGCTGTCCGACGCCCTGCCCGCCTACCTGCTGCCGTCCATCATCTTCATCCTCGGCTCGGTCATCTCCTTCGCCACCGGGACCTCCTACGGGACCATGGGCATCCTCATGCCCCTGACCATCCCCCTGGCGTTTGCCCTGAACCCGGCCCCGGAGTTCGTGGTCCTGTCCGTGGGCTCGGTCCTGACCGGAGCCATCTTCGGCGACCACTGCTCGCCCATCTCGGACACGACCATCCTGTCCTCCATGGGCGCGGGCTGCGACCACATCGACCACGTGCGCACCCAGCTGACCTACGCCGTGGTCGTGGCCGGGCTGGCCATCGTCACCGGCTACCTTCCGGCCGGACTGGGTCTGCCCGTCTCCCTGACCCTGCCGCTCGGCATCCTGGCCACGGCCCTGGTCATCCGTTTCGCGGGCAAGAAGGTCGACGCCTAG